Genomic window (Helianthus annuus cultivar XRQ/B chromosome 3, HanXRQr2.0-SUNRISE, whole genome shotgun sequence):
tagaTCATTCAACTGACTAAAACATAACTAGTTCACTACAGTCTGCATGCAATCTATTTCACACACTAATAACATAAGTTACAACGCATGTCACGTTCAGATGACTCGATTGTTTGAGTTGACGCTAGTTAAACATATAAACATAACAACCGGTAACACACATTTATATAACTAAACCAAACCATCAGCCGAACACAACTACCATATCTTATGACCGACCAGCTGCAACTACAAATTTGGAAAGGACAAAAGCAAGATGTATTTGGATGCAAATAGTAGAGATTTAGAAAGTATAGACATGTTTAGACGGTCAATGCATGAATTCTGTTAATCACATCCAAACAAACCACAGAACACAAATCACTACACATCGGCCGTTCCGAAATAAAACCAAGTTCGGTACTCCATATATGGGACTCAAGGCCTACGAGGTGGTGGTcctggtggcggtggtggtggtgggggaaGTGAACCGCCGCTGCTGCTGCTACTGTTACTGCTGCTTCTACGTCTTATAGGCCTTCACCAACATAAACAACCACCATATAAATAAATATTGGCAACTTAAAAAGCATGTCCTCAACATGCTCTAAATAATACTTTCTTATCCATAATGAGAAAAACCTCTCGTTATCTACTCGGAATTAGCTTACCAAGCTTAAACGAGTTTGAGCCCGAATCCGAACCTAAATTGGTgcttgtttattaaataaaccaAAACCCGGCCTTTAATTATAAAACGTGACAGCTCAAAAACCTAAACAAGCCTCTAATATTTATAcatattgtaattttttttttaaaacatatattacATATTagatattatattatatacactttttataataaaagtaattaaaataattatatatgtatacaaatttaaaaaaataacaaataaactAATAAACGATTTGAGCCTGAGCAACTGAAGAATTTTCTCAGAAAGTGAACTCAAGCCTTCGATATATAACTCGAGACAAACAATTCTAGCCAGAGCAatgtgaattttttttaaaaatgagCTCAAACGTATTGGCTGAGCTTGTGCTTGGCATGTTTACACCCCTAAAAACATATTAAAACCATTAAAAATTACCTTTTAGGACTGCGACTTCTTGATACTTTTCTTGCCACCTATTACCGTCGAAAAGAATAAATATTAGTTTCAACTAAATGTAGTTGGCGAATCTCCTTGTCACTAAATTAAACAAAGTTTAGACCTTTCGTGGGCTTGGGGAACTCGAGTAAGATGACGACCTCCCGCGCCTGCCAACTGGCGGCCGGCCCCTGTATAAATGTAAAGAAACAACCTATGGTTATGATATTACAATTGAAATTATGAAGCACAAAGTCTCACACTTAGACGAATTAAACTTTGAAAACGAAAAGTAAGAATATTTACCGCCTTGGTGAAACTGATTTAGAACGAGAACGTGAACGTGCACGCCTTCTGATAGGCGAGCGGCTCCGCCTACGACTCAGAGATGACCTTCTGGGAGGTGGACTCCTTGGCACACAAAATTACAGTTGGTAAAGCAATTTACCCACAAAAAGACAAACTAATAACATaactattattaaattaaatatcaTAATTACCGGCGTCTTGGTGGGGGTGACCGCCTTCGAATGGGACTAGCACGCGGCCGACGAGGAGATGCCCTAttaaaaatacatatttagttAAAACTAGTTATagtaatatattaattatatacTAGCCAAATAAAAACATTAAAAGTAACCTAAGAGGTGATCGATTATAACGTCTTGCTGGCGGAGAAGGTGAGCGGCCTCTAGCCGGTGGTGATGCAGGCCGCCTTCTTGGAGGCGGTGGTGATGCAGGCCTTCTTCTAGGAGGTGGCGGTGAGCCGCCACGGCGGTAAGGAGATTCTGGCCGTCGAGGAGGGGAGTCGATACGGCGACGGGGAGGAGATCCTCTTCTGGGAGGAGGAGACCTCCGtcgtggtggtgatggaggtctACGGCGAGGAGATGCTGTTAAAGAAACACAGAATTAGTTACCCTACTTGTTTCATAAAAATAATTATTGGTTGATAATTATGGTATACCAGCAGCAGGGCCACGTTTGGGTCCATCTTTTTCAGCATCCACGCCAGCATTATCATTTTTGGGCAAATCTCTCCTTGAACCGGTGGTCAAAGGCTTGGGAGGTGGTGAGGCTTTCTTTCTCTCAGGTAAAGTAAACTTGGCTTGAACAACCTTCCCATCAATTTGAGCCTGCAACAATGCCACAACAGCATGAGTTTATAAAATAGTACTTTATTTGATTAAAAGTTTTCGTCATAATTAAACGTACACCATCCATGTGTAATTGAGCTTTTTCAGCATCGGCTCTTAACTTGAACTCAACATATCCAGATCCTTTTGGAAGGTTAACCTGAAAATAAACAGAAAACCAATATTCAACTAACCTCAACAATAGAAAATGGAGTTTTTCAACatttttttggtttatttttcaacatcataaaAAGTGTGCTAACACTAACTACTAAACAAGAAATTAAACTGGTTTTAACATAATACCGTAAAAAGTTTTTTGCATTTACACATATTTCAAATTATTTTCAGCCTGTTTCATCCCCACGAGCAGTTTCCTTTTTGCTTAAGCTGCTTAACTTAAATTATTACATAAAATTTAACATCAATCAGCCCATTTGTATGTAAAATAAGTTGAAACTGCCAGCTTTATTCCTACTCACTAAGAGAATATACAACATAAATCTTACAATGTGATCCATAGCCAGCCGTACATGCACAACTTcaccaaaagttcctgtagtgaAAAATAAGGCGCATGTTATACAAGGATAAACAGTAAGCGTACACATAAGCAAAAAAATCACTGGAAATAAAGTCTAGCAAAAACAGTGAATTATTCATTATCCTCCAGAAGCAGTCACTTCCCTAAGAAAGTAACAATAAGTAATGCTAGTAATTCCCCTAGGAAGTAAAGCTACTAATTATCTTAGAAGTGATTAGTAAACAGTGATACAGAAAAATGATACTATGATCACACCGAAAAAATAATGTAACCATTGGCGCGCTAAACTTTCAATTTTGTATAAACTACAGCTTCAAATCTACTAGCCAAATCAAGTGCTCTCAGAcacaatttttaaaaatataagttaATTATTTATCTATCAAAATTTTTAAACGAGCACATTTGACCATGTAAATAAGGACAGTACATAATAATCGCTTAAATTAAGTTTAATAAAGTGAGCCTGTGTCAGATTAATCATGCATTTTACTACTTCAGCTTTTGATTTTTATGGACATAAAATAGGTAAAATTGACAGTTAAGACGTGAAACAAATAGCATGTGGTGTATGAGTGTATCCATCAGTGGCTTCTTAGTTTACTAGGTACATGTCTAAAACGTAAAGATATAATGCTTCCAGGCATAAGTGAAAACTTAAACAATAAACAGAAAAGAGTATATAACTAGTAAGCAACCAGATCAGGTGTATTACCAAAAATTTCTTTCAAATGATTTTCATTTACGTTCCTTGTGAGCTGGCCAATGTGAAGAACAAGTGACTCAGGTACAGGAGAAGCTTTTCTGTAAAAACAATGACAAGTTAATTTAGACAAAGAGCCTTTGCAGGTAAGAAATCAGAATGATTACTTTACTAACAGGTCTAAGAAACTCAAGCccttaatttaaaaataaaaaagcaaGATTGCACACCTATCTAAATCAAAAAGCCTAAAAAGTAGCATAAAAACAGAAGTATTTAGAGAACTGTATATTATCCTTCCTCACATGGTGTCCATCTCTTATGATACAAATGTTATGGAAAAAATCAACTTCTACCAACCAAATTATATAAACACCCATAGGCATGTATTAGCATCGAAGTTATCAAGACGCACCCCGGCGCCTAGTCGATGTGAAGCCCAAGCCTAAACTAGCCCTAAACATGCCTAAAACATGTCTAAAGTAACATGCAAATCACTTGCTTTCCTGTGCCTCTTCAAAAAAACAATCAAACAGTATGTTATGTTAGTTGTGTCCATCTCATAGTTGACTCTTGCAGTCAACTTGTCAAAGTAACTTAACACATACATGAAAATCATGTTGCGAGTCAAATGTGCATCCTTCTTCATACAAAAAAAGCTTGCATGTATAACTTTTGTATATCATTAAGTTCCCTTTTATTATGTGTACCAATCAAAATGAATGCTTTTGAAACCAGAAAGCAaagttattaaaggcgctaggcTCAGTCAAGGCACATAGACCTCGCTTGGGGCCTAGGCACAAAGCGCAAAAAAGCAagggcctgagaaaaaaaaaGCGCACAATAAGATCATCTATCTAGTACCAAAAGTTTtaaaatattagtgtattagtgtagaaaagtagaaATCTTGCTGGAATCTTGCCAGAATTTAGATACGTTGGCCGAAAACTCTCTAGAATCTAGGACTCTCGCCAAAATATGCGCCTAAACCATCATCTAAAGAATAAAGCGCAATTGCCTTGACTTGAAGCGCAATTGCCTAGCCTCAACTagaaaatgggcctaggcgcaagaggcgatgacTTTTAACAAGTATGCCAGAAAGTATCTGCAAGTTTGGATTAGTTTTAACCCACATAACCACACAGttttgactgagtaatacactgAGATCATGAACAAGAGATGAACCAATCATTGGATATTTTATATGGTATAACACTAACACACTAACCTTTCAATAATATTAATTGCACATCCCATAAATAAAGCAAATAGCAAACAACACAATAGCAGTTCAACTTTTTAAGCTTGATCAAAAAATAGGAGCACATAGTATGATCAACTACATCTCAAGTACCAGCTTTTCACTTAAAGTGATCAAACCTGCCCTTAAAATGGAAAATTAATTCCATAAGCACGAACTGAAACTAACAAGAAGCAACTGTTAAtgcctatgttgtcaaaagcccTTCAGACGCATGCCTAGGCCCTCAGGAAAATTGAGCCGCAAGGAAAGCACCTTGCAAAGTTCAGGTAAAAAAACTACACATTCCAGCCACACTAGTCTGCAACATCCAAAACTGGTTTGAAAGACTGAAACGACCCTACACTAGCCCTAAACAAGCCTAAAACATGTCTAAGATACCCAAAAAAAATGGTATGCGTATGCTATATGAATGCGGCATGCGCCTTGCTTATCTCAGACCTTTTGCTTTTTAAGCTCACCCTTTGTTAAGATCATAATCTTAATCTATACACAACATAAATTGCTAAATAACAGACATTACACATCAAAAGCACCAATATTCAAAACCGATAAAAATGAAAATGCATAGGATCTCTAGCAAGTAGTCAAAATGTAGTAGCTCCAATTCACAAACACAACTATTCAAATTAGGTAAAACAAACACATCACACAGTAACATTTCAACCTTGGAGGTGGAGAACTCCTCTTAGACTGCGCTTGCGGAGACCGACCTCGCCTCAGTCCATCACCAGAACTGTCAAAACCACAAAAACAACTCAGCATcacaaaaccctaaaaaaacacaaaaatctCAAATAACCTAAACATAACCAGATTACAACCACGAAAACAAACCTCTTCTTCGCCGGAGGACTGCGGCTGCGAGACGGAGACGAAGACGACGAGTAGGATCTAGAGCGAGATCTGGAACGGGAGGAGCCAGAGGAGCCGGAGACGGAGCGAGATCGAGAGcgagaggaggaggaggaggcgGAGCCGGAGCGAGAGGGTGCGGCGGGACGGCCGCGGCCTGGTTTCGCCATTGATGACAAAGTAGTGCTCGGGTTGTTCAGAGAAACCCTAGCTGAAGATTGAAGATGATAACGAGTGTTTGGTTGTGATGATTGGTTGTGGTTATTGGGCTCACTAGATCGTCTATTGTCTAGGCCCATTTATATGCTCTCCAAGTGTAGGGATGGCAAAAAAAGCCCAAGCCCgatgggtatacccgaaacccgaaacatacgggccgggtatacccgaagcccaatgggtatgggccgggtacgggcttaaaaatagaaaaaaaatcgggtatgggtacgggtatgggatttagtgatacccgcccgatacccggcccatttacccgaataatacccgAATTATAGTTttccatatatataaacttagtaAATGTATTTATTACCTTCTTTATAGTCATATGTGGCTATTTATTTAGCAAGTGTTTAGTTAacatataacttatttttaagcATGTATATTCGATATGGAAGCTATCACCCTTTATTATGTGAATGTTTTATGCAGATAGGTGGTCCtgatataattatttaattaaataatcGTTTTAATTTAGTTTAGTATATGTGGTCTGATTATGATATGTAAGTTATTAGTcatattttcatttattatagtcattaaaatagtaaattatataaacatcaaagtaaAAATTGCATATTTGTCCTAACAtgtatttttaagaaattaacgggtatacccgatacccgcaggtatgcccgatacccgacgggtaattacccgaaaaatacccgacgggtaacgggCCAGGTATGGGCTaaagaattacaaccgggtacgggcctagaattaccaatacccggcccaagccCGACCCATTGCCATTCCTATCCAAGTGGATTAAGTAGAACGAAACCGGTTTGGTAGTTAAATGGATTAAGCCCATTTTAGATCCCACCATTTTAGTTAAAAGGGTATGAACCGGTTGGGAATTGATTGTTAAAAACATATGAAGAACCGGGTAGGAACTTTCAGGTAGTCGAACCGAGTATATATCCCACCGGGACTTACAAGAGGAAGGTACAAGGAATTATTGTGGTCCTGGTTTTTGGAATTGCCTTAAGGAGAGGTTTGATGGGGAGTTTTGAAATCGACCGTACAAGTGATAATCTCAAAACAAAGACCATAAGTATATACAAACCGATTGAAAGATTTCATGATGTTTATCACAAATGGATAGTAGAGTTTGAAGACCCAAATAACGATGAGCATGTCTGTAACATCCCAAATTTTATCATTTCTAACGAAGCAAATGAATCAACTATCCGAATTGTTTTAGTGGATCAGTTAACAGGTTTTGGCGCGTAAGATTGTATTTAATGGATTGGAATGATCCGGTGTATTGTCGTACAGATAATTTCGAAACCGAAACGCATGAAACGAACTGCAGGGACCTGATTGTCATTATCTGAAGTGAGTTTTATTAGCTTTATGATGGTAATGCTTTATGAATTAAAGTTGAGGGACTTCATGTAAATTTCTAATCATCACCtttcttaaaataaaataaaataaaaacatagcATCGTATAACCATAagacatcatcatcatccacaAAATTGAATAACCCTACTATCGTCACCTCCTAATCGGCCTCTACACGCACGCTCGCTTAACTTGACAAAGAAACACAAGGTCGCCTTAAACATGAACGAAACCCTATGCTCGTTGAAACGCTAGACCTGGTAACATTTACTTCAGGGCCGTCTCCCAGAACAATAATAAAAATTTGGGCGTTGGGCGAAACAAAAAAATTAGGCCCACTTattataatataaactcatcagTTATGTATTAAGAAACCATAATACGAAGATAATTGttacaaaataaacaaaacaaaccaaaagTGGTGTAGTTTGATAAAAATATGTTTATACACTCTGTATATATAAATATGTGATTCAAATTAGTGATGTTTTTAGGCATAACATGTCGTGTAATCTCAGTTTATAAAACGTTAATATTGTTTTTAGAAAATGAATCGTTACAAAATCATTAACTAAAAATAAAAGTTAATCATGGGGTTTGAACTCATGACCATAAGACTATAACCCTAAACATTAACTAAAACTAGATCAAACTGTTAATTAATTAAGTGGATTGATAAATAAAAACGTAGAAGACTAAtagttgaaaattgtttaaataaaAATACACCGGAGGGGATTAGAACTCATGACCTTGGTTTTCAAATTTGAGTGTCTTAACCATTGAACTAGCTTCATATTTTGGTTATTAAActcatttattaaacatttaacaTAACGGTGCTCATTAAAAAATCTAGGCCTTGAAATTTTGTCGAGCCCTATAAACCCTTTGGGCCGTGGCGTCTGCCCCGACTGCCCAACCCTAAAACCGAGCCTGATTTACTTAATTCGATATCCCCATTCATTCTTATATGTGTGCTTAGTTTTAAGAACATGTTGCTTTCAAATTGATGCCTCTCCTTCAATCAAACCCATGTTAGTTGGTCGTTAGAGCATGTGGTTACCATTGTCGTGGCTGGATTTTAGTAGTTTGTTGGTTCTCTTTGTTTTAGGGTTTAATCGATGGTGGAGACCCGGATTTCATGACAGTCTCGGGTGGTTGATTGTACTCGCATACCAAGTTAGCTTCTGAACCGTGTACTCGCGCCTGACTATAGTTTTGAGTGTGTTAGTTATGTTGTTTACGGGATTCTTGTTAGGGTTTTTGAACCGTGTACTCACGTCTAAAGAGGAAGAAGGAGGTGATAATGTCGACCTTGCTTTAGGTTGGTACGTGTAGCTACGTTAGTTAATAATCACTAACTAAAGATCACCTCAGGTTAGTCTTGTTAATTCAAATTGCCATGGGGATGTGTAGGTGTGCTTAGGCAAGTTCATAAACGAACTAGAGTGGTGAAGATGATAAAGCTTGTTACGGATCAGATGGAGTATGTATGCATGATGGTAGTATAAATTTGATCTACTATTATGAACCGTGGATTTAAATTGGGGTTGTAAGGAGGCCATGATTTGGGTGATGGTTAGGATCTACGTATGGGGGTGTGTACATGAAGTATGAATTAAACAATTAAGAGTGTGTTAGAGCTTGGCTTGAATTTTTAACTAAATACGGGTGTCCGTACTGAAGTCGTAGCCTACTACTAATAGATTCTTTCCAAAATTGTTTTTTTCATAACTTCTTTGTTTTAAGTCTATTTGCTTCACCGTTTTCACCTACGTCTTCGTAATTCAGCCCTCTCTCATGCCATATATCAATATCTTCATATGCACTCATTCGTTTTTCTCGAAACACGTCCAATCTTCGTGTTTAACCTACAAATGCTTCTCGTAATTATTCAATTTCACACATTTAAACACATAAATACTCATAAGGTTAGTCACTTAAGCATGTTAAAAACCATTCCAAACCCATCCCATCATGTGCTACGAATATGGAAACCGAAGTTGAAATTTTGTATATTAAGCATTCTAGCATGCACCTTAATTAGTTAAGCATGCTAGCATGCATCTCAATTCTCTCATCTAGATTTTAAAGAATATGGTTTGTGAACACAGAGCGGGCTGTGACTATGTTATCGTATGTGAGGGTCTATAGGGTTTTAGTAACCTTATTCGGGCTGTGGGTTCGTATTCGAGTACGCATTTACAAGACGCTTGCTTCTATACTAGAAGCTTTGCAACCGGTGAGTTCTAATTcacattttttaatgtttttaggGTTGGGATACATGCTTATCACATGTTTTCATACATGTTGTGAGTTTTATATATTTTCGAGTTTTGtgattaatttttttataaacgtTATCCCACGCGGAATGGTTTTTACGGCATACTGGTTAACTCGACTTTATTAGTCCTGCATAGCTGTATGATGTTTTATTAGTGATGTGAAGTTGTTGGGGTATGAGGCGTTGTAGGTGTCGATATCAATAGCATGACATGAGTCATGTAGAATTTTATTCTGTGATTTTATCACTAGGTTTCAAACCGTAGTAGTGATGGGAATTTGAGGGTAGTTGTTATCAGGTAGTTGACGTGCTTTAGACCTTGTATGTGTGTCTATGTGATTTAGCATCCTTGAGGTGCTTGATGCTGGTTACTCGTGATGGGGTCGTTACCTTCGGGATGGCGTCAGATCACAAGAAACACCCTTGAGGTGTTTAATGAATAGCCTTAGTGGCAACGACGGACCCTTCGGGTAATATGCGGGTGACGAACTCTTCGGGGTCAAATTGGAGGTGACAAAACCCTGACAAGGGTAATGATGAAAGCCTACGGACAACAATTGATTTGTTAGGTTCCCACATTGTATGCTTATTTGTTTCGCACTAGTTAAATGGTTGGCaagtgatatttatttatgtagttGATGAATGATGATAAACTATGTGGGTGATGAATGATGATAAACTATGTGGGTGACGGATGGTAATTAATTATGCGGGTGACACATGATGTTTTATTATGCAGTTGTCGAATGGGGTTAATTATGCGGGTGACGAATGATGTTTATTATGCagttgtcgaacgatgttaaattGTGTAGTTGTCAAATGAGGTTTAGTCGCAATTGAGTTTATTCTAAGGAATGTCTTGTGTGTTTTGGGGACAAGCTTTAATAGGCAGTCGTACTTCACGATAAACGAGTCTTTTAGGCCATTAATTGTCATGTCTGATATTTGGGTTGGTTTGTGTCACAACCCCTAATCCCATCCTGGGAGCGggggccgtgagccagtttcggtggtatcctgtttgtgtaatttggcagcggaattttttcATCAGGAcagtagttaggaaatattttatcagagtaaatgATGTGCACAAaacgcaacatataaattacatcaatcatggcataaaactaaccattttttagtactaatgttggaaaagtgtgcttttatcttccttttgtattttcaggattcaatgagctcaaatgaacaaaagaagaaaaaaggcagctaaatctaacataaatacaagaaaaggaacaagcgtggcatgcccgacctccccacagcatcttcccaagcaaaacaagaagacagaagcctgaacacgccccatgctcagtgagcacggggcgtacccaagtgtcagcagaaaagacaaagtggtagaagcttctattgcccaccacggggccatgctcagcagacacggggtcgtggtcaactataagattcgcgaaatctaggcaaatcttgatagtacagatatgcttctgcacacggggtcgtgctcagtggacacgggggtgtggtcaactaatgcagacaaaaatgcatttaatgaaaatgcatttaatgaagaaagagagtaggatgggcacggggccgtgcccagtggacacggggccgtgcccgagcttctgttcagcctataaataggagtgcttggagctcttgcaactcatcccttggcacaccacctctctcacacttcacccaccacccaccaccatcacaacaccattatccaccaccatcatccattgtccatcatagagtgtgtgagtcgtctcgggatccaagattgatcgtaagagttcttgacaatcaaatgccatgtttgcctaagtctcttacatcacttggtgaagacaagtgtttagtgtaatactttttatttttaatcttttgcactttttaattggttttatattaatgactttaattactagtttcttatgttgaaggtgattcttccttatcgtttgtccgtggtgtcttggtattgttttactgtctatataaaataaaagattttcaccattcatatctccacggtctatatggaggtatgttggctacctggtcgggggttaagggaacggtttggtaagagtct
Coding sequences:
- the LOC110929339 gene encoding serine/arginine-rich splicing factor SR45 isoform X2 — translated: MAKPGRGRPAAPSRSGSASSSSSRSRSRSVSGSSGSSRSRSRSRSYSSSSSPSRSRSPPAKKSSGDGLRRGRSPQAQSKRSSPPPRKASPVPESLVLHIGQLTRNVNENHLKEIFGTFGEVVHVRLAMDHIVNLPKGSGYVEFKLRADAEKAQLHMDGAQIDGKVVQAKFTLPERKKASPPPKPLTTGSRRDLPKNDNAGVDAEKDGPKRGPAASPRRRPPSPPRRRSPPPRRGSPPRRRIDSPPRRPESPYRRGGSPPPPRRRPASPPPPRRRPASPPARGRSPSPPARRYNRSPLRASPRRPRASPIRRRSPPPRRRSPPPRRSSLSRRRSRSPIRRRARSRSRSKSVSPRRGRPPVGRRGRSSSYSSSPSPRKVARKVSRSRSPKRPIRRRSSSNSSSSSGGSLPPPPPPPPGPPPRRP
- the LOC110929339 gene encoding serine/arginine-rich splicing factor SR45 isoform X1, which codes for MAKPGRGRPAAPSRSGSASSSSSRSRSRSVSGSSGSSRSRSRSRSYSSSSSPSRSRSPPAKKSSGDGLRRGRSPQAQSKRSSPPPRKASPVPESLVLHIGQLTRNVNENHLKEIFGTFGEVVHVRLAMDHIVNLPKGSGYVEFKLRADAEKAQLHMDGAQIDGKVVQAKFTLPERKKASPPPKPLTTGSRRDLPKNDNAGVDAEKDGPKRGPAAASPRRRPPSPPRRRSPPPRRGSPPRRRIDSPPRRPESPYRRGGSPPPPRRRPASPPPPRRRPASPPARGRSPSPPARRYNRSPLRASPRRPRASPIRRRSPPPRRRSPPPRRSSLSRRRSRSPIRRRARSRSRSKSVSPRRGRPPVGRRGRSSSYSSSPSPRKVARKVSRSRSPKRPIRRRSSSNSSSSSGGSLPPPPPPPPGPPPRRP